A segment of the Acidimicrobiales bacterium genome:
CATCGTGGACGACGGCGAGTACTTCGAGGTCCACCAGCACTGGGCCATGTCGATTACCTGCGGTCTGGCCCGGATCGACGGGCGGGTCGTCGGGATCGTCGGGAACCAACCCGCCATCCTGGCCGGGGTGCTCGACATCGACTCGTCGGAGAAGGGCGGGCGCTTCGTCCGCACATGCGACGCCTTCAACATCCCGCTCGTCACGTTCGTCGACGTCCCTGGCTTCCTTCCGGGAACCGACCAGGAGTACGGCGGCATCATCCGCCACGGGGCCAAGCTGCTCTACGCCTACTGCGAGTCCACCGTGCCGCGCATCCAGGTGATCACCCGCAAGGCCTACGGCGGCGCCTACGTCGTCATGAACTCCAAGTCGATCGGCGCCGATCTCGCCTACGCCTGGCCGTCGGCCGAGCTGGCGGTGATGGGCCCGCAGGGCGCGGTCGACATCGTCTACCGCCGCGAGCTGCAGATGGCCGCCGACCCCGTGGCCCGGCGCAACGAGCTGGTCGAGGAGTACGTGGAGCAGTACGCCAACCCCTACGTGGCGGCCGAGCGCGGCTACGTCGACGACGTCATCGATCCGGCCGAGACCCGCCAGGTCCTGATCCGCAGCCTCGAGATGCTGCGCACCAAGCGCGAGGAGTTGCCCCGCCGCAAGCACGGCAACGTGCCCCTGTGACGGCCCGCACCCCCACCCGCCCATGACGTACCACCTCCAGCCCCCGGCCGACGACGAGATGGCGGCCATCGCCGCCGCCGTCGAGGCGGTCTGGCCCCGCCCCCGCCCGCCGGCCCAGGACGACGAGACCCCGCCCACCGCCTGGCGCTTCTCGGGGCGGTGGTGGGCCCGGCCCCTCGCGGCCCGCCGGGACCGCCCCTGGCGGTGGTGACGCCGGCGGAGCCGGGGCTCCCCGAGCTCACCACCGTCACCGACACCGAGGCCGTCTTCTTCGTCCCGGCGGGGGCGGAAACGGGCATGGCGACCGAGGTCCGCCGCCACGACGGCCTGGACCCCGACACCGGCTACGAGCTCGAGGGCACCGGCTTCCGCACCCTCCCCCGGCCGCCCGGAGAGCTGCTCTGCCGGGTCGCGACCGTCAACGACCTGCACTTCGGGGAGATCGAGGCCGGCCACCTCGCCGAGCTGCCGGTGGGCCCGGTCCTGCGCTCCGAGCCCGGGGAGGACCCCTACCCCGAGGTGATGAACGCCGCCGCCGCCGCCGAGATCGCCGCCGTCGAGCCCGACCTGGTCGTGGCCAAGGGGGACCTGAGCGACGCCGGCGCCGCCGCGGACCTGTCCGCCTTCTCCCGCTGCTACTCCGGCTTCGCCGGGCGCCTGGTGACGATCCCCGGCAACCACGACGTGGCCGGGGGGGCCCCGGGAGGCCCGCTGTCGCCCGGGCTCCCCGCCCGGGTGGACCTGCCGGGCGTGACCGTGGCCCTCCTCGACACCACCATCCTCCGCTGGCACACGGGTCGGGTCCCCGCCGACCAGCTGGAGTGGCTGGACGAGGTGGGGGCCGGCGCCGACCGGCCCGTGCTGGTGATGGGCCACCACCATGCCTGGGGGCCGGGGTCCAACAGCCGTCCCGCCGGCTACTTCGGGATCAACCCCGACGACTCC
Coding sequences within it:
- a CDS encoding carboxyl transferase domain-containing protein, which produces IVDDGEYFEVHQHWAMSITCGLARIDGRVVGIVGNQPAILAGVLDIDSSEKGGRFVRTCDAFNIPLVTFVDVPGFLPGTDQEYGGIIRHGAKLLYAYCESTVPRIQVITRKAYGGAYVVMNSKSIGADLAYAWPSAELAVMGPQGAVDIVYRRELQMAADPVARRNELVEEYVEQYANPYVAAERGYVDDVIDPAETRQVLIRSLEMLRTKREELPRRKHGNVPL
- a CDS encoding metallophosphoesterase codes for the protein MTPAEPGLPELTTVTDTEAVFFVPAGAETGMATEVRRHDGLDPDTGYELEGTGFRTLPRPPGELLCRVATVNDLHFGEIEAGHLAELPVGPVLRSEPGEDPYPEVMNAAAAAEIAAVEPDLVVAKGDLSDAGAAADLSAFSRCYSGFAGRLVTIPGNHDVAGGAPGGPLSPGLPARVDLPGVTVALLDTTILRWHTGRVPADQLEWLDEVGAGADRPVLVMGHHHAWGPGSNSRPAGYFGINPDDSEALVALFARRPRLAAYLAGHTHRNRVRRFAATGPVPWVEVASVKEFPGCWAEYRVYEGGILQIVHRISAPAALAWTERTRALFGGLFPGYAFGQLGDRCLRVTGP